Below is a genomic region from Isosphaeraceae bacterium EP7.
CTGCGGCGGGGCCCGAACCCCTGTGACGCGCGGACGGCCGACCCTGGTCGAACCGACAGTCCATGTCAGGGGAAACGCACCATGGATAAGGCGCTCATCGTCGAGGACGATCTCGACCAGGCCGAGATCCTCGGCCGTCTCCTGAGGCATCGAAACCTCGAACCGATCCTGGCCCACGACGGTCGGACGGGCCTGAAGCTCGCCGCAGAGCTTTCTCCGGACGTGATCCTGCTCGACCTGATGCTCCCCGACACCGACGGGTTTCTCGTCTGTCAGGAGTTAAGACGCGACCCTCGGACGACCCGGACCCCGGTCGTCATGGTCACCGCACTTGACGATGCTCAGCATCGGGCTCGTGGATTTCGGGTCGGTGCAAATGCCTACCTGACTAAGCCTTACGACGCCGATTCGCTTTACCAGGCCGTCGATCTAGCCAGGTCCTGGAGGAAAGACCTCGACCGGCGGCGGGTCGACGGCGAGATCGTCGTCGAGCTGGACAACGAGCCTGCGTTCCTCGCCGAGGTGAACGATTTCTTGATGGGCCTGCGTCTGGCCACCCCGCTGATGCCCGAGCAGGTCTCTCAGCTGCGGCAGGCCCTGATGGAGATGGGACAGAATGCGATCGAGTGGGGAAACCGTCACCGGTCGGAAGCGCTTGTGCAGATTGTCTATCGAGTTTATCACGATCGGGTCGAGATCCTGGTGAGCGACGAGGGCGAAGGATTCGACCGCGAGGATCTTCCCCACGCGGCCTCGCCCGACGACCCGTTGAGTCACATGGACGTGCGCGAGAAATTAGGTCTTCGGGACGGCGGATTTGGGATGATGATCAGTCGAGGGATGGTCGATGACCTCGTTTATAACGAGGCCGGAAACCAGGTCACGCTTGTCAAGCGATTCCGCGCCGACTCGGTCCACTCGGGCTAATTCCGGGCCCTTCGCTTGATAAACGGGCCGCCGCGCGTCAAGCTCGTTGGTCCCATCGCTCTCCCTCGGAGTCGAGGTCACAGGGACATGACCGGCCCACGCCCCACACTCTTGGTCGTCGACGACGAGCCTGAGGTCTTGCGCTCGATGCAGGACCTCTTCCGGCCCGATTATCGCGTGATCGCGTTCGAAGGAGGCCAGGCCGCCCTCGAAGCGATGGCGGCCGAGCCCGACGTGCACGTCATCATCTCCGATCAGCAGATGCCTCGCATGTCGGGCGTGGAGTTCCTCCGCAGGGCCAGACTGATTCACCCTCAGGCCACCCGACTGTTGATGACCGGCTTCGCTGACATCCGGGCCGTCATCGGCGCGATCAACGAAGGGGGAGTCTTCCGCTACATCACCAAGCCGTGCGACCCCGATGAGCTCATCGGCCTGGTCCGACAGGGGGTCGAGCAGCATAACCTGATCACCGAGCGGACGCGGCTCGTCGACGACCTGACGCGGACGAATGCCAGCCTGGTCGAGGCCAATCGACTGAAGACGGCGTTCATCGAGGTGGCCAGTCACGAGCTCAATACGCCGGTTGCCGTGGTCCTGGGGATGAGCGAGCTCTGGCGGATGTCCCAGGGCAAGGAGGCGACGAAGGCCGAACGCGACTGGGTCGACCGGATCCACGCCGCCGGCAAGCGCCTCGCCGGCTCTGTCGAGCGTATGTTGAAGCTGCTGCGTGCCGACCGTTTCGACCGAACTCTGGACATCCAGGAAGTCGACCTCGGATCGCTCCTGGATCGTTCTCTGGCCGACCTCGACCCCTTCCTCAGGGCCCGTCATCAGCATGTGGTCGTGAATGCCGACCGTTTGGGATCGGCCGAGGTGGACCCTGCGAAGATGCACGACGTCTTCGCCAACTTGATCGTCAATGCGATCAAGTTCACGGCCGACGGCGGCACGATTCGGGTCGATGCCTGCGACGTCGGCGGGAACGCCGTCAAGTTCACGGTGATCGACGAGGGAATCGGCATCTGCGCCGACGATCGCCCGCATCTCTTCGAGCCGTTCTTTACCGGCTACGACACGATGCACCACTCCTCGGGCGACTTCCAGTACTGCAAGAAGGGGATCGGCCTGGGCCTCTGCCTGGTCAAGGCCTTCGTCGAGTTGCACGGTGGCCATGTCGCCGTGATCAGCAAGCCCGGCGAAGGCTCGACCTTCTCCTTCACGATTCCCAGGAAGCAGAAATCCTACTCGATCGAGCCGACACCCGCCGCGGCCTCGTTGCCGCTTGCCTCCTCGGTTAACCGGTCGACATCGCCGGAGAAGCCCGACGTGCTTCGAGTTGGCCTGGCATCCACGATCCGCTGATTCTTCGGGTGGGTTGATCATGGCCAGTCGTGTGGCCTCCGACCCTCAGGTTGATTCGGCCTGCGGAGGGGTCGCCGGCAGGTTGCTCGTGATGTAGTCGCGGAGATAACGCAGGAAGATGGGGAGCCCTTCGGCGTCCCAGGCGGACTCGATGGCTTCCTTGTAGCGTTGATTCTCGGATTGGAGTGCCCGGAAGCGATCGGCCTCGGGGCTGTCCGGGTCGATGAGCTGGACCTGGTCGTGGGTATTCACCGAGAGCAAGAAGCCTGCGGCATTGGGCCAGGGCTGGATCTGCAGCTTCATGTGGGGATAAGCGGCATTGCCCAGCCGCAAGGCACGAATCGTCACCGGCACCTCGCGGGTCCGGCCCGGTCGTTCGAACTGGGGGAGGTTGAGCAGCTCGCAGGCCTCCAGGTCGGATGGCCACTCGATCCGCCGCTTCACGGATGCGGGCAGTGCCGCTCCGGCATAGGCGACACGGAGGAAGGTATCGACTGCCTGCCGGAGCAGATCAACGCGAAGACCCTGGAAATCGGCGGGTTGGTTCGGGCTAGCGGTATCCATGGAACGTCCCTTGGCCGGCAGCCCCCGCCACGCGGACGGACACTCGCTGGAATGGTCCTCGGCCGGTCGGTCGATATGGCGGGCGAAAGAGCGGCGCCACCGCCCTTCCCCATCCGCCTCTATCCATCATAGCGCCCATCGGCGACATCGACCATTCTCCTGACCATGAAAACTGCCGGAGTGTCGATTTCCGCCGCGAGTCGCGTTACCCGACGGTCTGGAAGACAACTTTGAACGTGGCCATCTCGCCGTGCCCGAGGACGCGTAATCCGGCGTCGACACCCTTCGTCTGGAGATTGATCGCGTCAGTCGTCTGCGTGTAAGGTTCGAGCGAGATGACGTCGCCATCTCCCGGAGGCGTGTAGACGACCAACTCGCGGAATCCCTTGTCGAAGCTCAGGTGGAACTCGGCACCCAGTGCTTCGTCGACGAGCTTGCAGGTGCATGTGTCGCCCTCGAAGGCCAGGCCGGTGAGAACATCATCGAGCTTCAGGCCCTTGATCGGCTGGCCCGCGCGGAAGTCAAGGCCGGCGGGGACGTCGACGATCTTGCCGGTGGGCAGGAACTGATCCAGCTCCCAGAATTTGGACGCGGGGACAATGACCTTGGTCCTGGCCTGGTCCCCGCCGTCGGTGAATGGGAGGTGGAAGTAGGGATGGAAACCGAGCCCGAACGGGAACGGCTGGGCGGTCGGATTGGAGACCTCGGCCTCCAGGGTGAGCGTCCGTCCATTGAGCGTGTAGCGGATGGAGAGCACGCCATCCGTGGGCCAGTTGGGCTGCATCGCGGGCGAATTCTTGCTGATCTGGTATCGACCGGCGATCGTGGCCCCCGCATCCGTGACCTTGGCCTCGACGACATCCCAGGGGTCGGAGATGGCAAAGCCGTGAATGGCGTTGGAACCGTTGGTGGCGGGGAGCGTGTAGTCTTTCCCGCCGTAGGAGTACTTGGCGTCGCGGATGCGGTTGGGGAACGGGAAGAGGATGGGGATCCCGTTGCGGCCGAAATCTCTCGGCTTATTCGGGAAGTCGGGATAGGAGGAGAGGATTGGGCGGAGGTGGCCCCCGACGGGAAGTTTCAGGTCGAAGAGGTTGAAGCCCGACTCGGGGAGGATCGACGCCGAGGCGCCTGTGGTCGTGTCGCGCAGGTGGTAGACCTTGCGTCCCGATCGAACCTCTTCGGAAACCTGGAACGCCATGGTAGGCTCCTGATAGAGATCGGTCACTTGGAAGTCGCCTCACCTGACGAGTCGGGCGCGAGGAAGTGCAGGGATCCAATTCCTGGCGGGAGGCTCGCCGTGCCGACGATTGCAGCCGCGGAGTTGACCGAATTTGCCCAGTCGATGTTCGCCGCCGCGGGCGTCCCGCCCGGGGACGCGCGGGTGGTGGCGGAGGGCCTCGTCGGCGCGAACCTGCGCGGTCACGACTCGCACGGCGTGATGCGGGTTCCGCAGTATATCGAGTTCCTCCGAGAGGGGCACTATCGCCTCGGTGTCGACCTGATCGTCGAGCATGAGACGGCCGCCGCGGTCACTTGTGACGGCCAGTGGGGCTTCGGGCAGGTGCAGGCGCACCGGCTGCTTGGGAAGATTCTGCCCAAGGCAAAGGCCCTGGGCATTGCCGCGGGGACGGCCAGGAACTGCGGGCATATCGGCCGACTTGGCGAATATGCCGAGCGCGCCGCCGAATCGGGGATCGCCCTGATCGCCACGGTGAACAACAACGGATCGGGCCAGCGCGTGGCCCCACCCGGTGGCCTCGAAGGGCGACTGGGGACGAACCCGCTCTGCGTGGGGATTCCGACCGAGGACGGACCGGTCGTGCTCGACTTCGGCACCAGCGTGGCAGCCGAGGGGAAGGTCCGGGTTTACGCGATCAATGAGGCGCAGACTCCCGACGGCTGGCTGTTTGATTCCGATGGCAAGCCGACGAACGACCCGAACGTGCTCTATCGGGCGCCGTTCGGGACCCTCAGGCCAATGGGCGGCGATCAGGCGTACAAAGGGTTCGGACTGGCCCTGGTACTCGACATGCTGGCCGGCGGTCTCACCGGCGGTCGGGTCGCGCACGAGGGGGCCCCACCGCCACGCGGAAACAACGTGGTTTTCCTGGCGCTCGATCCCGGGCTATTCGCCGGGCGTGACGCCCTGATCGAGCAGGCAACCTCGCTGGCGCACTATGTCCGCGGGACTCCGCGTGCGGAGGGTGTCGAGGCGATCCTGCTCCCGGGCGACCCGGAGCGGATTGTGTTGGAGCGAAGGCTCGCCGAAGGGATCCCGATCGCGCCGGCGCACTGGGCAAGGCTCGCCGAGCTGGCGTTGCAACTCGGCGTGACCCCGCCGGCCTGATCGCGGGAAGGCCGGCTCAAGGAGGCGGAGAACGATGCAACGACGTCCTTCAGAAGGCGCTTCCGCAGAGGATCCGGATGTTGGCGTAGGGGGTAAATTCGGCGGTGCGGATGACCCCCTTCACGGCCAGCGACTGCTCCTTGAATTCGTGGTGCGGGACTTCGTCGATATCGACGTCGCCGAGCATCTTGACGACTTCCTGATACAGCTTCGGGCTGAACTCGGTCATCTCGGAGGCGATCGATACGGCCTCGATGACCAGCTCCTCGGCGACGGCCCGGAGGACGTCGAGGAAGCGGGGGATTCCGGGGGTCAGGGTGAGGTCGATGACGTGTCCGTCGGGCGGGAGCGGATATCCGGCATCCACGATCAGGAGTTCGTCGGTATGGCCCAGCTCGGCTAGAAGCGAGCAGATCGACGGGTTGAGGATGCCACCTTTTTTCATCGGACCAGATCCTCGTTCGCTTCGCGATTACCGGGCTGGGGCACCGCGGACGGCCCCATGCGGGCTGGCCAGGATGCCCAAGGGCTCAACCAGTGTAGCGGGTTTACCCCGCCGGGGCCACAATGACCCCGTGCCCCGATGTGCCGAAGCCCCCAAGGACTCGGAGACTTCATGAGCGGCTCGACCCGAACGATCGTCCTGACGACGCTGCTCTCACCCCTGCTTGTCTGCGCTCCGCACCTCGCACCGGCGAGGGCGTTCCAGGCCGACCCGCGGCGGGCGCCGATCAGCCTGAACGATGAACGGCTCGTCCCGCTCCGCGACGCGGTCGCCGCCTGGGACAATCGGCCCGGGCCAATTCGCAAGGTCGTCGACGTCGTCTGCCTGGTCCCCGACGTGCCGACGTTCCTCGAGGTCCTCTCGACCTGGGACGCGGACCACTGGTTCCCGATCCTGCTCGACGACGTGCCATACACCTCCAAATTCCTTCGGGCCTTCCGCCCCTCGCGGGTCGTCCGATATCCGGGACGCGTGCAGGCCTTCAAGCCCGACGTACCCTCGGAAGCCTGGAAGATTGCGGTGGCTGCGGTGCTGAAGTCGTGGTCGGGGCCCGGGGTCGCCCCTGCGGCCCCGGTCGTTGGCGACGCCATTCATCCGAAAACCGAATTCAATCCCCCAGGGGTCGTGATGTCCACGCCCGAGAGCCCGACCTTCGCGGCCTCGGCGGCGCTCGCGGCGGGTCGATTCCAGGCCCTGATGCGCTGGAGGAGCTCATTCGCGGCTGACAAGAACCTGAATCTGGACGAGGTCAATGCCCTGTCCATCTCGCTCAGGAAGCGGATCGCCGAGCACCACCCGGCGCACGGTCGGCTGGGGGATTCGTGCGATTTCGTGACCTTCGGCGTCGACATCCCCGACCGGTACACCATCCCGGGCGAGGTGAATTCCCTGGATGACCTGATCACGCGCAATCCGGACATGAGCCGCTGGGCTTACTGCGGCCGCCTGATCGGCGATCCCACCGCGAGCGTCTATCGCGCGATGTGCTCGCTGTTCCTCCAGCCCCGGTCGGCCATGCTCTTCAACGGCTATCCGCAGACCGACCAGCCCTGGATCGACTACGACCAAGAGGCGGCCTCATTGACGCTCGCCCGGGTCATGCCTGTCAGCAAGAGGTCCCGCGACGCGGCGCGGATCGAGGGATGGCATGAGGGTTTTGATTCGACAAACACGCATGGTTTGATCATGCAGAATTCTTCGGGCGGGGCCGACTACTTCTCGGTCTTGGCCGGGACCGGCCAGTCGGCCGACATCCCCGCAACCGTGCCGGCGGTCGTCGTGCCCGTCCACAGCTACTCCGCCGCGAATCCCAGGGATGCCGCGACCATCTCGGGGCGCTGGCTCGTGCACGGGGCCTTCGTCTACTTCGGGTCGATGAATGAGCCCTACCTCGACGCGTTCAGGACGCCGACACTCGTTGCCGACCTCCTCGTCCGCAAGTTGCCGATTTCGGCCGCGTTGCGCCAGGTCCCCGGCGAGCCGAGGGGCCGCGCCTGGCGACTGACCCTGATCGGAGATCCTCTCTACCGGGTCGCCCCTGACTCGGTGAAGCAACCTCGCATCGCCTCCTGGGAGCCGGTTGCAGGCTGGCCCGTCTATGTTGAATCCGAGGCACCCAAAGCGGGTGCCAGCGACGCCGATCGGCTCGCATGGGCGCTGAAGACGGCAGTCGCTCGCGCGTTCCGGACGAGGCCAAAGGGGAACGGCAGGACTCAGGACGGCTGGCTCGGACAGATCGCGACCCTGGACCGCGCGCGGATCCCGGCCGGACTGAGGCGAACCCTGGATGAGCTGACGGTCGACGCAATGCACGAATCGGGGCGGCCCGGCGATGTCCGGGAGCGGATCATGGTGATCCCGAAGGGAGAGCGATCGGTCTGGTTGCAGGCGATGCTCGAATGGTCCAGGGCCCATCAACTCATCGAGTCGGTCGGCTCGAAGGACCTGAAGGTGGCGATGACCATCTGGGATGAGGTCATGCGATCCGACGGGGCAAGGAACCTCAAGGAGCAGTCAACCGCCAGGATCCACGGCCTCGCACGGGAGGGCGCCGAGCCGATCCGGTGGCGCTCGCAGCTCCGGGCGACGATCCGGGCGATGGGCTCGTCCGCCGACGCTGAGATCGCTTCGAAGGAGCTGAAGGAGTTGGAGGAGACGAATCCGACCTTCAAGGCGGGGCGGCGATGAGCAAGTTTCAGGGGAGGGTGAGCGAGGGCCGATGCGGGCCGACGAAGGCCTCGACCACCTCGGGCAAGGCGGCCAGGTGCAGGTGAAGCAGACCGCCGACCGCGTGATGATACTTGTACATGTCAAGTTCACCGCAGAGTGGGGCGGCCCGGCCGGGGCAGCGGCCGGGGTGGTCCGCCGGACTGAATTTCCAGCGGCCCGAGCTGTAGCCCCTCACGGTCGTCCCGCGAGGGCCGAGCCACGAGTCATTCGTGAGAGTTCGGATCACGGGCCAAGGCGGGGGCTGATTCATCTGGAGGACGGCATTCAGGGGGAGGATCCCCACGCCGTTGTGGATGCGGCCATCGATGGACATCGTCTGGCCGAGATAGGCGGCCCCTCCCCCTTCGGCATAGATTCGCCGCCCATTGCAGACGTGGCTGGAGAGGGCCGTGATCATGCTGACATTCTCGGTCAGCGCCTCGATATGATTGTCCGGGAACCCGCAGCCGATCATGACGAGGTCGGGATGGTCGGGAAGCGCCCCGTCGTGAATCGGCGAGAACTCGACGAGCTCGGCCCCCAGAGAGCTGAGGGTCTCGAGGGTGTCGGGGAAGTAACCACCAAACGCTTCGTCGCGGGCATAGGCGACTCGAAATCGGCTCCGGTCGGCCCGGACGCGCGCACCGAGCTCGCCGCTCCAGCTGAACGGCCTCGAATCGGCGAGGGCGGCGATCGCCGCCCAGTCGGCGTAGGCATCGAACTCCGTCGCCAAGGCGTCGATCAGGTCGGTTGGCATGGGCATCCCCGGGGGAACTTCCATGACAGCCTGGCGGAGCTTCGGGGCCGCCGACATTCCGCCAAGGACCGCGC
It encodes:
- a CDS encoding response regulator, with the translated sequence MDKALIVEDDLDQAEILGRLLRHRNLEPILAHDGRTGLKLAAELSPDVILLDLMLPDTDGFLVCQELRRDPRTTRTPVVMVTALDDAQHRARGFRVGANAYLTKPYDADSLYQAVDLARSWRKDLDRRRVDGEIVVELDNEPAFLAEVNDFLMGLRLATPLMPEQVSQLRQALMEMGQNAIEWGNRHRSEALVQIVYRVYHDRVEILVSDEGEGFDREDLPHAASPDDPLSHMDVREKLGLRDGGFGMMISRGMVDDLVYNEAGNQVTLVKRFRADSVHSG
- a CDS encoding hybrid sensor histidine kinase/response regulator, giving the protein MTGPRPTLLVVDDEPEVLRSMQDLFRPDYRVIAFEGGQAALEAMAAEPDVHVIISDQQMPRMSGVEFLRRARLIHPQATRLLMTGFADIRAVIGAINEGGVFRYITKPCDPDELIGLVRQGVEQHNLITERTRLVDDLTRTNASLVEANRLKTAFIEVASHELNTPVAVVLGMSELWRMSQGKEATKAERDWVDRIHAAGKRLAGSVERMLKLLRADRFDRTLDIQEVDLGSLLDRSLADLDPFLRARHQHVVVNADRLGSAEVDPAKMHDVFANLIVNAIKFTADGGTIRVDACDVGGNAVKFTVIDEGIGICADDRPHLFEPFFTGYDTMHHSSGDFQYCKKGIGLGLCLVKAFVELHGGHVAVISKPGEGSTFSFTIPRKQKSYSIEPTPAAASLPLASSVNRSTSPEKPDVLRVGLASTIR
- a CDS encoding aldose 1-epimerase, yielding MAFQVSEEVRSGRKVYHLRDTTTGASASILPESGFNLFDLKLPVGGHLRPILSSYPDFPNKPRDFGRNGIPILFPFPNRIRDAKYSYGGKDYTLPATNGSNAIHGFAISDPWDVVEAKVTDAGATIAGRYQISKNSPAMQPNWPTDGVLSIRYTLNGRTLTLEAEVSNPTAQPFPFGLGFHPYFHLPFTDGGDQARTKVIVPASKFWELDQFLPTGKIVDVPAGLDFRAGQPIKGLKLDDVLTGLAFEGDTCTCKLVDEALGAEFHLSFDKGFRELVVYTPPGDGDVISLEPYTQTTDAINLQTKGVDAGLRVLGHGEMATFKVVFQTVG
- a CDS encoding Ldh family oxidoreductase; this encodes MPTIAAAELTEFAQSMFAAAGVPPGDARVVAEGLVGANLRGHDSHGVMRVPQYIEFLREGHYRLGVDLIVEHETAAAVTCDGQWGFGQVQAHRLLGKILPKAKALGIAAGTARNCGHIGRLGEYAERAAESGIALIATVNNNGSGQRVAPPGGLEGRLGTNPLCVGIPTEDGPVVLDFGTSVAAEGKVRVYAINEAQTPDGWLFDSDGKPTNDPNVLYRAPFGTLRPMGGDQAYKGFGLALVLDMLAGGLTGGRVAHEGAPPPRGNNVVFLALDPGLFAGRDALIEQATSLAHYVRGTPRAEGVEAILLPGDPERIVLERRLAEGIPIAPAHWARLAELALQLGVTPPA
- the rbsD gene encoding D-ribose pyranase yields the protein MKKGGILNPSICSLLAELGHTDELLIVDAGYPLPPDGHVIDLTLTPGIPRFLDVLRAVAEELVIEAVSIASEMTEFSPKLYQEVVKMLGDVDIDEVPHHEFKEQSLAVKGVIRTAEFTPYANIRILCGSAF
- a CDS encoding cobyrinic acid a,c-diamide synthase translates to MIRIPCLALATSTSICEQDMLGMAMLSGLTRRGARIQHFRSQACPLGSDVAGRITGMPGRHLDSWLMQPEVRREVFARGISGPVTLAMVEGRLRSTASCLSTSPHNLDAADVSGIGPLAQSLQIPLVMVVKHDPNDPLHLPHIPEQAEGLMLDGFETREQFDQFRSFIRMTCGRAVLGGMSAAPKLRQAVMEVPPGMPMPTDLIDALATEFDAYADWAAIAALADSRPFSWSGELGARVRADRSRFRVAYARDEAFGGYFPDTLETLSSLGAELVEFSPIHDGALPDHPDLVMIGCGFPDNHIEALTENVSMITALSSHVCNGRRIYAEGGGAAYLGQTMSIDGRIHNGVGILPLNAVLQMNQPPPWPVIRTLTNDSWLGPRGTTVRGYSSGRWKFSPADHPGRCPGRAAPLCGELDMYKYHHAVGGLLHLHLAALPEVVEAFVGPHRPSLTLP